From a region of the Chitinophaga caseinilytica genome:
- a CDS encoding nuclear transport factor 2 family protein, with protein sequence MNHLAEAWVQAWNNHDLDAIMEHYADDIVFYSPFIKRINNDPSGRITGKAALRAYFERALVAYPELHFDLYHVLESVDSVTLYYQSVGNRLAAEMMVVDGNGKVKEVRAHYKEQ encoded by the coding sequence ATGAACCATTTAGCAGAAGCCTGGGTGCAGGCGTGGAACAACCACGACCTCGACGCCATCATGGAACACTATGCCGACGACATCGTTTTCTATTCGCCGTTCATCAAGCGCATCAACAACGACCCCTCTGGCCGTATTACCGGTAAAGCCGCGCTGAGAGCCTATTTTGAAAGGGCTTTAGTGGCTTATCCGGAGCTGCACTTCGATCTCTACCATGTGCTCGAAAGCGTGGATTCCGTGACGCTGTATTACCAAAGCGTTGGTAACCGCCTGGCGGCCGAGATGATGGTGGTGGATGGAAATGGGAAGGTGAAGGAAGTGAGAGCCCACTATAAGGAACAATAA
- the galE gene encoding UDP-glucose 4-epimerase GalE, translating to MQKVLVTGGCGYIGSHTIVDLINNGFDVVSVDSNIRSSTKLLEGVEKITGRKIRNYKVDLCNLEDTNAVFHENRDIVGVIHFAALKSVGESVNEPLLYFQNNLTSLINVLKCIREFNVPNFVFSSSCSVYGNATDLPVVETTPLGEAQSPYARTKQMGEQMIEDYSRVNATNSILLRYFNPVGAHPSALIGELPIGKPDNLVPVITQTAIGKIPKLTVFGTKYNTRDGSCIRDYIHVMDIANAHTKALQYLIEKRNAGNLEVFNLGTGNGVTVLEAIQAFEKVSGMKLNYELGPERPGDVIAIYANNNKAKTLLGWDPQITIEDSIRTAWQWEVALRDRVLQN from the coding sequence ATGCAGAAAGTCCTTGTTACGGGCGGTTGCGGATACATTGGGTCCCATACCATCGTAGATCTGATCAACAACGGCTTCGACGTGGTATCGGTCGACAGCAACATTCGCAGCTCCACAAAACTCCTGGAAGGTGTAGAAAAAATCACGGGCCGGAAGATCCGCAATTATAAAGTGGACCTTTGCAACCTGGAAGACACGAACGCAGTTTTCCACGAAAACCGCGACATCGTGGGCGTTATCCACTTCGCGGCCCTGAAAAGCGTCGGCGAATCTGTAAACGAGCCGCTGCTGTATTTCCAGAACAACCTGACCTCCCTCATCAACGTACTGAAATGCATCCGGGAATTCAACGTTCCCAACTTCGTATTCTCCTCTTCCTGCTCCGTGTACGGCAACGCTACCGATCTGCCCGTGGTGGAAACCACCCCGCTCGGCGAGGCCCAGAGCCCCTACGCGCGCACCAAGCAGATGGGCGAACAGATGATCGAAGACTATAGCCGGGTGAACGCGACCAACAGCATCCTGCTGCGCTATTTCAACCCCGTAGGCGCGCATCCCTCCGCACTGATCGGCGAATTGCCCATCGGCAAGCCCGACAACCTCGTGCCGGTGATCACGCAGACCGCCATCGGAAAAATTCCGAAACTGACCGTTTTCGGGACCAAATACAACACCCGCGACGGCTCCTGCATCCGCGATTACATCCATGTGATGGACATTGCCAACGCCCACACCAAGGCGCTGCAATACCTCATCGAAAAACGCAACGCCGGCAACCTGGAAGTTTTCAACCTCGGTACCGGGAACGGTGTTACCGTGCTGGAAGCCATCCAGGCGTTCGAGAAAGTGTCTGGCATGAAGCTGAATTACGAACTGGGCCCCGAGCGCCCGGGAGACGTGATCGCCATCTACGCTAACAATAATAAGGCGAAGACCCTGCTGGGCTGGGACCCGCAGATCACCATCGAAGACTCGATCCGCACGGCCTGGCAATGGGAAGTTGCGCTGCGCGACCGTGTTTTACAGAATTAA
- a CDS encoding inorganic phosphate transporter, translating into MTFLVVIIILAFIFDYINGFHDAANSIATIVSTKVLTPFQAVLWAALFNFAAFFVSKYIYGEFKVGNTIAKSVFEEFITLKVIFSGLVAAITWNLLTWWYGIPSSSSHTLIGGFIGAAVANAHGSFAVINFSKVLPTVYFIVLAPFIGMVVAFIITVFIVNVSKRANPYRAENWFKRLQLVSSAAFSLGHGGNDAQKVMGIIAAAMVAHGSIGHLKDVPDWVPFACFTAIGLGTLSGGWKIVKTMGTRITKVTPLEGVSAETAGAITLYMTESLGIPVSTTHTITGSIIGVGATKRLSAVRWGVTVNLLWAWILTIPISAALAAVVFFIVNFFVK; encoded by the coding sequence ATGACATTTCTGGTAGTCATCATTATACTGGCATTTATATTCGATTACATAAACGGGTTCCACGATGCGGCCAATTCCATTGCCACGATCGTGTCCACCAAAGTACTGACGCCGTTCCAGGCGGTGCTGTGGGCCGCGCTCTTCAACTTTGCGGCGTTCTTCGTTTCCAAATACATTTACGGTGAGTTCAAGGTGGGCAATACCATCGCCAAATCCGTGTTCGAGGAGTTCATTACCCTGAAGGTGATCTTTTCCGGACTGGTGGCGGCCATTACCTGGAACCTGCTGACCTGGTGGTACGGCATCCCGTCCAGCTCCTCCCACACGCTGATCGGCGGGTTTATCGGGGCGGCGGTAGCTAACGCCCATGGGTCCTTTGCCGTGATCAACTTTTCCAAAGTATTGCCTACGGTGTATTTCATCGTGCTGGCTCCTTTCATCGGCATGGTGGTGGCATTCATCATTACCGTGTTCATCGTCAACGTCTCCAAACGGGCCAATCCGTACCGTGCGGAAAACTGGTTCAAGCGCCTGCAGCTGGTATCTTCCGCCGCATTCAGCCTTGGCCACGGCGGTAACGATGCGCAGAAGGTAATGGGTATTATCGCCGCGGCGATGGTGGCCCATGGCAGTATCGGTCATTTGAAAGACGTGCCCGACTGGGTGCCGTTCGCCTGCTTTACGGCCATTGGCCTGGGTACGCTGAGCGGTGGCTGGAAGATTGTGAAAACGATGGGTACCCGCATCACCAAGGTGACGCCGCTGGAAGGGGTGAGCGCCGAAACGGCGGGTGCGATCACGCTGTACATGACCGAAAGCCTCGGTATCCCGGTGAGCACCACGCATACCATTACCGGTTCCATCATCGGGGTGGGCGCCACCAAACGTCTTTCGGCCGTGCGCTGGGGGGTGACGGTGAACCTCCTCTGGGCCTGGATCCTCACGATCCCCATCAGTGCAGCCCTGGCCGCGGTGGTGTTCTTCATCGTGAACTTCTTCGTGAAATAA
- a CDS encoding DUF47 domain-containing protein, giving the protein MGGFNSIVKLFMPKDRVFYSLFEDVAANLVEMGKVLVELVETKDPVIRKDKVVLIERLEHKNDDLTHRIFVELGQNFITPFDREDIHYLASTLDDVADYIHGSAKRIDMYKVVEINDSVRKLADLINQGVAELAKAIPELRNMNNMRAITDACVKINSLENHADDIYDRAIADLFEQESNAVELIKMREIYQALEIATDKCEDSANVIETIIIKYA; this is encoded by the coding sequence ATGGGAGGCTTTAATTCTATTGTGAAACTGTTCATGCCGAAAGACAGGGTGTTCTATTCACTTTTCGAAGATGTGGCGGCGAACCTGGTGGAAATGGGTAAAGTGCTGGTGGAGCTGGTGGAAACCAAGGACCCGGTGATCCGGAAAGATAAAGTAGTCCTGATCGAGCGGCTGGAGCACAAGAACGATGACCTGACGCATCGCATATTTGTAGAATTGGGGCAGAACTTCATTACGCCTTTCGACCGGGAAGACATTCACTATCTCGCCTCTACGCTGGACGATGTGGCGGATTACATCCATGGTTCGGCCAAGCGTATCGACATGTACAAAGTGGTGGAAATCAATGACAGTGTTCGCAAACTGGCTGATCTGATCAACCAGGGCGTGGCGGAGCTGGCCAAAGCGATCCCCGAGCTGCGCAACATGAACAATATGCGGGCCATCACGGATGCGTGTGTGAAGATCAACAGCCTGGAGAACCATGCCGACGATATTTACGACCGTGCGATCGCGGATTTGTTTGAGCAGGAAAGCAATGCGGTGGAGCTGATCAAGATGCGCGAGATCTATCAGGCGCTGGAAATCGCTACCGACAAGTGCGAAGATTCCGCCAACGTGATAGAAACCATCATCATTAAATATGCTTAG
- a CDS encoding MBL fold metallo-hydrolase, translating into MARIIPLSEGSFTVDGTKQFVPFDDRKDQLKDRPAGSLLVEIQPFLVITDRDILLMDTGLGFRNPDGILQLHQNLIDNGINPMEVTKVLMSHLHKDHSGGVISTDPVTGERSLSFPHATYYVSKPELDYAFANDGKSYHKEDFDLLAQRDNVVFTEGKGTIDGYIHYEWSGGHCPYHQVFLVDDGEDKVFFGGDEAPQISQMRSRFVAKYDYDGKRASELRQEYMERGKAGDWTFLFYHDTKQPTTKFQI; encoded by the coding sequence ATGGCACGCATTATCCCGCTTTCGGAAGGAAGCTTTACAGTAGACGGAACCAAGCAATTTGTACCCTTCGACGACCGGAAAGACCAGCTCAAAGACCGCCCTGCCGGTTCGTTGCTGGTAGAGATCCAGCCTTTCCTTGTGATAACGGACCGGGATATTCTGTTGATGGACACGGGCCTGGGGTTCCGCAATCCCGACGGTATTTTACAACTGCATCAAAACCTTATCGATAACGGGATCAATCCCATGGAAGTGACCAAGGTGCTCATGAGCCACCTGCATAAAGACCATTCCGGCGGCGTCATTTCCACCGATCCCGTAACGGGCGAACGCAGCCTGAGCTTCCCCCACGCCACTTATTACGTGTCCAAACCCGAGCTGGATTACGCTTTCGCGAACGACGGCAAATCCTACCACAAAGAAGATTTTGACCTCCTCGCACAGCGGGACAATGTGGTGTTTACCGAAGGGAAAGGCACGATAGACGGGTATATCCATTATGAATGGTCGGGCGGGCATTGCCCTTACCACCAGGTTTTCCTGGTAGATGACGGGGAAGACAAAGTATTTTTCGGGGGAGACGAAGCGCCGCAGATTTCCCAGATGCGGAGCCGCTTCGTAGCCAAATATGATTACGACGGCAAGCGTGCGAGCGAGTTGCGGCAGGAGTATATGGAACGCGGAAAGGCCGGCGACTGGACGTTTTTGTTCTATCACGATACGAAACAACCCACCACAAAATTCCAAATATGA
- the rodA gene encoding rod shape-determining protein RodA produces MNRSQAKLTAGIDWPVLGMYLALVFIGFLAIFAAEYREGDQVIQNLLHQNKNWARQVLWFGVSIVLATGIWLTDSKFFTATANLFYAFGILLLLVVLAIGTGVKGSNSWLELGGFRFQPAEFTKLCTALALAKYISAMETDFTKLRSRLIAVAMVLVPLGIIILQDETGLALVYFAFFLVMFREGLPGVLLVIAFSGIVLVLSALLVDKFILLYIFTGVAALVVYFNRFQIRRNKSRLALIIGIWAFCASFVMYVVPFVFTNVLKDYQVRRIYVMLGQENDPKATYNTRQSMIAIGSGGFWGKGYLKGTQTRFDFVPEQSTDFIFCTIGEDFGFVGSIIFLGIYVSLLFRIIFIAERQRSTFSRVYAYSVASIIFFHLAINIMMTIGLAPVIGIPLPLVSYGGSSLMTFTMLIFIMLRLDADRQMVLR; encoded by the coding sequence ATGAACCGCTCACAAGCGAAACTGACCGCAGGCATCGACTGGCCCGTTCTCGGGATGTACCTCGCACTGGTATTCATCGGCTTCCTGGCGATATTCGCCGCGGAATACCGGGAGGGCGACCAGGTGATCCAAAACCTCCTGCACCAGAATAAAAACTGGGCCAGGCAGGTATTGTGGTTTGGCGTGTCTATCGTACTGGCAACAGGTATCTGGCTCACCGACTCCAAATTCTTCACCGCCACTGCCAACCTTTTCTACGCCTTCGGTATTTTGCTGCTGCTCGTGGTATTGGCCATAGGAACGGGGGTGAAAGGCTCCAACTCATGGCTCGAACTGGGCGGTTTCCGGTTCCAGCCCGCGGAATTCACCAAACTATGTACCGCATTGGCCCTGGCGAAATACATATCGGCGATGGAAACGGATTTCACCAAGCTCCGATCGCGGCTCATCGCCGTGGCCATGGTACTGGTGCCGCTGGGGATCATCATTCTGCAGGATGAAACCGGTCTTGCGCTCGTGTATTTCGCGTTCTTCCTCGTGATGTTCCGCGAAGGGCTGCCCGGTGTGCTGCTCGTGATCGCTTTCTCGGGGATCGTGCTGGTGTTGAGCGCCCTGCTGGTCGACAAGTTCATCCTCCTCTACATTTTCACCGGCGTAGCCGCGCTGGTCGTATATTTCAACCGCTTCCAGATCAGAAGGAACAAATCGCGCCTGGCGCTGATCATCGGTATCTGGGCGTTCTGCGCCTCATTCGTCATGTACGTGGTGCCTTTCGTGTTCACCAATGTGCTGAAAGATTACCAGGTGCGCCGTATTTATGTGATGCTGGGGCAGGAAAACGACCCCAAGGCCACTTACAACACCCGCCAGTCCATGATCGCCATCGGCTCGGGCGGGTTCTGGGGGAAAGGGTACCTCAAAGGCACCCAAACCCGGTTCGATTTCGTGCCGGAACAATCTACCGACTTCATTTTCTGTACCATCGGCGAAGACTTCGGCTTTGTCGGCAGTATCATATTCCTGGGGATTTACGTCTCCCTGCTCTTCCGGATCATCTTCATCGCCGAAAGACAGCGAAGTACCTTCAGTCGCGTCTATGCCTATAGCGTGGCTTCCATCATCTTTTTCCACCTGGCCATCAACATCATGATGACCATCGGTCTGGCGCCGGTGATCGGGATTCCCTTGCCACTGGTGAGTTACGGCGGTTCGTCGCTCATGACGTTCACCATGCTCATCTTCATCATGCTGCGCCTCGATGCAGACCGGCAGATGGTACTGCGATAG
- a CDS encoding TonB-dependent receptor — MKRIITAVQIIGILCIACLPSFAQDGSGKITGKLTDKKTGELLIGVTVMVQNTSKGAVTDVEGRYLIQVAPGTYTLDFKYMGYQTKSIADVVVKAGQTANLDIALDEPKSKDLQEVVIRGSYKQETINALFVAQKNNPSISSGISGESIRRSPDRNTSEVLKRVSGASIQDNKYIIVRGLNDRYNTATINNAMLPSTEPDRKAFSFDLIPSNLIDNIIINKTASPEMPADFAGGLVQVYTKDIPTENFISFNIGLGYNSQTTFKETQGMERGKTDWLTFDDGLRELPNSFPSSRQKYSALNLDQKLSLSREFKNNWAVSDQGKALPAQNYQVTWGNRIRLKKDGSFGSIISVTYRNSENIQKGERADYEDGKVRSINFAEDLYKYNTSLGAIANFTYVKRNNKISFKNIFNRILDNNYIYRSGNSTDIGDLKAYGQDLTIKTMLNSQLEGNHKLNARDWRLDWNVNYSLTNRDQPDMKVLTYKLNESKNIYEAMIPVNSVARNVSRFWSNLEEYGVGAMGSLTAPFNIAGVKQSVKLGGQKLYRERDFSARVLGYAANQTGYDQSILSMEPGQIFAPANIRENGLRIEEITNNSDKYKATSDLVAGYVQFDNKIGDKVRVVWGARGESYYQFIRTADFSGKRVKQDVTFFDVLPSANISYAVNEKSNIRLSGSRTVSRPELRELSYFSFYDFVTFSSMIGNPDLKRGLITNADLRYELYPGAGEAITASVFFKHFKDAIEQIVDPGSTPNRRQILFQNVPSAQSYGFELEFRKKLDFMSSEPFFANTTAFANFSYIHSSVDLQGIASETLSQRGLQGQSPYLVNAGLQYVNPETDLAFGLLYNKMGQRVYLVGFDGYEHIYEKGRDLIDLQIGKKIMNKKGELRLNVSDLLNQKLIFYQNNDNKKAYSKNVDQIINTLRPGTNISLNFTYQFGLGKNK, encoded by the coding sequence GTGAAACGCATTATTACTGCTGTACAAATTATCGGGATTTTATGCATCGCCTGCCTTCCTTCTTTCGCGCAGGACGGGTCCGGGAAAATTACCGGGAAACTGACTGACAAGAAAACGGGCGAACTGCTGATCGGTGTGACAGTGATGGTACAGAATACCTCAAAAGGCGCCGTGACCGACGTAGAAGGCCGCTACCTCATCCAGGTGGCTCCCGGCACTTATACGCTCGACTTCAAATACATGGGCTACCAAACCAAATCTATCGCAGACGTGGTGGTAAAGGCCGGGCAAACCGCCAACCTCGACATCGCGCTGGACGAGCCCAAATCCAAAGACCTGCAGGAAGTGGTGATCCGCGGTTCCTACAAACAGGAAACCATCAACGCCCTCTTCGTTGCCCAGAAAAACAACCCCAGCATTTCCAGCGGCATCTCCGGCGAAAGCATCCGCCGCAGCCCGGACCGCAATACTTCAGAAGTGCTCAAACGCGTGAGCGGCGCATCCATCCAGGATAACAAATATATTATCGTACGCGGCCTCAACGACCGTTACAATACCGCCACCATCAACAACGCCATGCTGCCCAGCACCGAGCCGGACCGTAAGGCCTTCTCCTTCGACCTCATTCCTTCCAACCTGATCGATAACATCATTATCAACAAGACCGCATCTCCCGAGATGCCCGCCGACTTCGCCGGTGGCCTGGTCCAGGTATATACAAAGGATATCCCTACCGAAAATTTCATCTCCTTCAATATCGGCCTCGGCTACAACAGCCAGACCACTTTCAAGGAAACCCAGGGCATGGAGCGTGGTAAAACCGACTGGCTGACGTTCGACGACGGCCTGCGCGAACTGCCGAATTCCTTCCCTTCATCCAGACAAAAATACAGCGCGCTCAACCTCGATCAGAAACTGTCGCTGAGCCGCGAATTCAAGAACAACTGGGCGGTTTCCGACCAGGGGAAAGCATTGCCTGCGCAGAACTACCAGGTTACCTGGGGGAATCGCATCCGCCTGAAAAAAGATGGTTCTTTCGGCAGCATCATTTCCGTTACCTACCGGAATTCCGAAAACATCCAGAAAGGTGAGCGAGCGGATTATGAGGACGGGAAAGTGCGCAGCATCAATTTCGCGGAAGATCTGTACAAATACAACACCAGCCTCGGCGCCATCGCCAACTTCACTTACGTGAAACGCAACAACAAGATTTCCTTCAAGAATATCTTCAACCGCATCCTCGACAACAACTATATCTACCGCTCCGGTAACAGCACCGACATCGGCGACCTGAAAGCTTACGGCCAGGACCTGACGATCAAAACGATGCTGAACTCCCAGCTCGAAGGCAACCACAAGCTGAACGCACGCGACTGGAGACTGGACTGGAACGTAAACTACTCGCTGACCAACCGCGACCAGCCCGACATGAAGGTGCTGACCTATAAGCTGAACGAAAGCAAGAATATCTACGAAGCCATGATCCCCGTGAACTCCGTGGCCCGTAACGTATCCCGCTTCTGGTCGAACCTGGAAGAATATGGCGTAGGCGCGATGGGATCGCTGACCGCTCCTTTTAACATCGCCGGTGTTAAACAAAGCGTGAAGCTCGGTGGCCAGAAACTGTACCGCGAGCGCGACTTCAGCGCACGCGTTCTCGGATATGCCGCCAACCAGACCGGTTACGACCAGTCGATCCTGTCGATGGAGCCGGGGCAGATTTTCGCTCCCGCCAACATTCGCGAGAATGGCCTCCGTATCGAAGAGATCACGAACAACTCAGACAAATACAAAGCTACTTCCGACCTCGTGGCTGGTTATGTGCAGTTCGACAACAAGATCGGTGATAAGGTACGTGTGGTATGGGGCGCCCGTGGCGAATCGTACTACCAGTTCATTCGCACCGCCGATTTCTCCGGCAAGCGCGTAAAACAGGATGTTACCTTCTTTGACGTGTTGCCCAGCGCCAACATTTCTTATGCGGTGAACGAGAAGTCCAATATCCGCCTGAGCGGCAGCAGAACGGTATCCCGTCCTGAGCTTCGCGAGCTGAGCTACTTTTCCTTCTACGATTTCGTGACCTTCAGCTCCATGATCGGTAACCCCGACCTGAAGCGCGGCCTCATCACCAACGCTGACCTCCGTTACGAGCTGTACCCCGGTGCAGGAGAGGCTATCACGGCTTCCGTGTTCTTCAAGCACTTCAAAGACGCGATCGAGCAGATCGTTGACCCGGGTTCTACGCCCAACCGCCGCCAGATCCTGTTCCAGAACGTGCCCAGCGCACAGTCGTACGGATTTGAGCTGGAGTTCCGCAAGAAGCTGGATTTCATGTCCAGCGAGCCTTTCTTCGCCAATACCACCGCATTTGCAAACTTCTCCTACATTCACTCTTCAGTAGACCTTCAGGGTATTGCATCTGAAACGCTGTCGCAGCGCGGCCTGCAGGGCCAGAGCCCTTATCTGGTCAACGCCGGCCTCCAGTACGTGAATCCTGAAACCGACCTCGCTTTCGGACTGCTGTACAACAAAATGGGGCAGCGCGTTTACCTCGTAGGCTTCGATGGGTATGAGCACATTTACGAAAAAGGCCGCGATCTGATCGACCTTCAGATCGGTAAAAAGATCATGAACAAGAAAGGTGAACTGCGCCTGAACGTGAGCGACCTGCTGAACCAGAAGCTGATCTTCTATCAGAACAACGACAACAAGAAGGCGTACAGCAAGAACGTAGACCAGATTATCAACACGCTCCGCCCTGGTACGAACATTTCGCTGAATTTCACTTACCAGTTCGGTTTGGGAAAGAATAAATAA
- a CDS encoding UDP-2,3-diacylglucosamine diphosphatase — protein sequence MSDKRPLDIVVISDVHLGIYGCHAKELAQYLDSIQPRILILNGDIIDIWQFSKRYFPKSHTKVIRRILKMMGKGTDVYYLTGNHDEALRKYAGFGLGNFLIDNKLILDVDGKKHWFFHGDVYDVTMKNSKWLAKLGGKGYDLLIILNRLVNHMLEKMGREKMSFSQKVKAGVKQAVKFISDFEQTVVEIAADKEIDVVCCGHIHQPVIREEQVNGRTVTYLNSGDWVESLTALEYTEGRWDLYRHAEKKAPVVEEEDETLQLEWSAVARSISFTR from the coding sequence ATGTCAGACAAACGACCACTGGATATTGTAGTCATTTCCGACGTCCACCTCGGAATCTACGGCTGTCACGCAAAAGAGCTCGCCCAATACCTGGACTCCATCCAGCCCAGGATCCTCATCCTCAACGGCGATATCATCGACATCTGGCAGTTCAGCAAACGCTACTTCCCGAAATCCCACACCAAAGTCATCCGCCGCATCCTCAAAATGATGGGCAAAGGCACCGATGTCTATTACCTCACCGGCAACCACGACGAAGCCCTCCGCAAATATGCCGGGTTCGGATTAGGTAACTTCCTGATAGACAATAAATTAATCCTGGATGTAGACGGAAAGAAGCACTGGTTCTTCCATGGCGACGTGTACGACGTTACCATGAAAAACTCCAAATGGCTCGCCAAGCTCGGTGGAAAAGGGTACGACCTCCTCATCATCCTCAATCGCCTCGTAAACCACATGCTGGAGAAAATGGGCCGCGAAAAAATGTCGTTCTCCCAGAAAGTGAAAGCCGGCGTGAAACAGGCCGTCAAATTCATCTCCGATTTCGAGCAGACGGTGGTGGAAATCGCGGCAGACAAGGAAATAGACGTAGTCTGCTGCGGCCATATCCACCAACCCGTGATCCGCGAAGAACAGGTGAACGGGCGGACGGTGACGTACCTCAACTCGGGCGACTGGGTAGAGAGCCTCACCGCCCTGGAGTACACGGAAGGGCGGTGGGACCTGTACCGCCACGCCGAAAAGAAAGCGCCGGTGGTGGAGGAAGAGGATGAAACCCTCCAGCTCGAATGGAGCGCCGTGGCCCGCTCGATTTCCTTCACACGTTAA
- a CDS encoding RNA polymerase sigma factor, whose translation MAVTQEDKELLALFGHPDTREKGFTLIVRKYQERLYWHIRRLVIDHDDANDVLQNVFIKVWKNLDNFREDARLYTWLYKIATNECLTFLDSLKRKAAISLSDVESGLSNKLQADPNYDPAKIEWKLQNAILSLPEKQRTVFSLRYYDEMPYEEMSRVLDTSEGALKASYHHAVKKVEEFLKNN comes from the coding sequence ATGGCTGTAACGCAAGAAGATAAAGAATTACTGGCGCTATTCGGGCACCCGGACACACGGGAGAAAGGTTTCACCCTCATCGTCAGGAAGTATCAGGAAAGGCTCTACTGGCACATCCGCCGCCTCGTCATCGATCATGACGATGCGAACGACGTGCTGCAAAACGTGTTCATCAAAGTCTGGAAAAACCTCGACAATTTCCGGGAAGACGCGCGGCTCTACACCTGGCTCTACAAAATCGCCACCAACGAGTGCCTCACATTCCTCGACAGCCTCAAGCGGAAAGCCGCCATATCCCTGTCTGACGTGGAATCCGGCCTCAGCAACAAACTCCAGGCAGATCCCAATTACGATCCCGCAAAGATCGAATGGAAACTGCAAAACGCCATCCTCAGCCTGCCGGAAAAACAACGCACCGTTTTCAGCTTACGATATTACGATGAAATGCCATACGAGGAAATGAGCCGCGTGCTCGACACCTCCGAAGGCGCCCTAAAAGCCTCGTATCATCATGCCGTCAAAAAAGTGGAAGAATTCCTAAAAAATAATTGA
- a CDS encoding transketolase family protein, whose product MVKDIQVLNEKETRGGFGEGILEAGRRNPNVVALTADLAGSLKLQAFIKEFPDRFVQCGIAEANMIGVAAGMTIGGKIPYTTTFANFSTGRVYDQIRQSVAYSGKNVKICASHAGLTLGEDGATHQILEDIGMMKMLPGMTVIVPCDFNQTKAATIAIADYEGPVYLRFGRPKWPNFTAEDQDFQIGKAQVLNEGTDITLFACGHLVWKCVEAGRILEEKGYSVELINIHTIKPLDEAAVIKSITKTGCAVTAEEHNVLGGLGDSIAQVAARHNPIPIEYIGTNDTFGESGSPKDLLKKYGLDTPQIVAAAEKAIARKKG is encoded by the coding sequence ATGGTAAAAGACATACAAGTACTGAACGAGAAGGAAACCCGCGGCGGATTCGGCGAAGGTATCCTCGAAGCAGGCAGAAGGAACCCCAACGTGGTAGCCCTCACGGCAGACCTGGCCGGCTCCCTGAAACTGCAGGCGTTTATCAAGGAATTCCCCGACCGCTTCGTACAATGCGGTATCGCGGAAGCCAATATGATCGGTGTGGCCGCAGGTATGACCATCGGCGGCAAAATCCCCTACACTACCACTTTTGCCAACTTCTCCACCGGCCGCGTGTATGACCAGATCCGCCAGTCGGTCGCCTATTCCGGCAAAAACGTGAAAATCTGCGCATCCCACGCCGGCCTCACCCTCGGCGAAGACGGTGCTACCCACCAGATCCTCGAAGATATCGGGATGATGAAAATGCTCCCGGGCATGACCGTCATCGTTCCCTGCGATTTCAACCAGACCAAAGCCGCCACGATCGCCATCGCCGATTACGAAGGCCCCGTGTACCTGCGCTTCGGCCGCCCGAAATGGCCCAACTTTACGGCGGAAGACCAGGATTTCCAGATCGGAAAGGCCCAGGTCCTCAACGAAGGCACCGATATTACCCTCTTTGCCTGCGGGCACCTCGTATGGAAGTGCGTGGAAGCCGGCCGCATCCTCGAAGAGAAAGGCTATAGCGTGGAACTCATCAATATCCACACCATCAAGCCGCTCGACGAAGCCGCCGTTATCAAATCCATCACCAAAACCGGCTGCGCCGTTACCGCTGAAGAACATAACGTGCTCGGCGGCCTGGGAGATTCCATCGCGCAGGTAGCAGCCCGTCACAACCCCATTCCCATCGAATACATCGGTACCAACGATACTTTCGGGGAAAGCGGCTCGCCCAAAGACCTCCTCAAGAAATATGGCCTGGACACTCCCCAGATCGTAGCGGCGGCAGAGAAAGCCATCGCCCGGAAAAAGGGATAA